A window of the Thermoleophilia bacterium SCSIO 60948 genome harbors these coding sequences:
- a CDS encoding response regulator transcription factor, giving the protein MPIPEPSQRPRRILVVDDELNIRELISMALRYAEFEVESAADGASALAASVRFRPDLLVLDVMLPDIDGFEVARRIGQTGEGPRIVFLTARDTTADKIKGLTLGGDDYVTKPFSVEELLARVRAILRRGDAPSDPAPRLVFADLELDEDTREVFRGGRSIELTDTEFRLLRYLMLNPRAALSRAQILDQVWSYDFGGDSRILETYISYLRRKIDSDAAPLIHTVRGVGYSLRQPR; this is encoded by the coding sequence ATGCCGATCCCCGAGCCGAGTCAGCGTCCGCGAAGGATCCTCGTCGTCGACGACGAGCTCAACATCCGAGAGCTGATCTCGATGGCGCTCCGGTACGCGGAGTTCGAGGTCGAGTCGGCGGCCGACGGCGCATCGGCCCTCGCCGCGTCGGTTCGATTCCGGCCCGACCTGCTCGTGCTCGACGTGATGCTCCCGGACATCGATGGCTTCGAGGTCGCGCGTCGAATCGGTCAGACCGGCGAAGGACCGCGAATCGTCTTCCTGACCGCGCGTGACACGACCGCCGACAAGATCAAGGGCCTGACCCTCGGTGGCGACGACTACGTCACGAAGCCGTTCTCGGTCGAGGAGCTCCTGGCACGCGTGCGGGCGATCCTGCGCCGCGGCGATGCGCCCTCAGACCCCGCTCCGCGCCTGGTCTTCGCCGACCTCGAGCTGGACGAGGACACACGCGAGGTCTTCCGCGGCGGCCGGTCGATCGAACTCACCGATACGGAGTTCAGGCTGCTTCGGTACCTGATGCTCAACCCGCGCGCCGCGCTCAGCCGAGCCCAGATACTCGACCAGGTGTGGAGCTATGACTTCGGCGGTGACAGCCGCATCCTCGAGACCTACATCTCCTACCTGCGACGGAAGATCGACTCCGACGCGGCGCCCCTGATCCACACGGTTCGCGGCGTCGGCTACTCGTTGCGCCAGCCGCGCTGA
- a CDS encoding ABC transporter ATP-binding protein, whose product MASAGAARRYSLENVTKVYGSSDAQVRALDGVDLEVADSEYVVVVGPSGSGKSTLLALLGALDRPSGGTLTLDGTDLARASDRQLADLRARTIGFVFQQFNLIPTLSARANIEIAMAPLGTPKAEREHRAEELLSQVGLAGRAGHLPSQLSGGEQQRVAIARALANRPQVILADEPTGNLDSRSGAAVLELLHELWSRTGTTVILITHDTEITAGAPRVVEIADGRISSDRATASVER is encoded by the coding sequence ATGGCTTCGGCCGGAGCGGCCAGGCGCTACAGCCTCGAGAACGTGACCAAGGTCTACGGGAGCTCTGACGCGCAGGTACGAGCTCTGGACGGCGTCGACCTCGAGGTCGCCGACTCCGAATACGTGGTCGTGGTCGGCCCGTCGGGTTCGGGAAAGTCGACGCTGCTTGCTCTGCTCGGGGCGCTCGATCGACCCAGCGGCGGGACCCTGACACTCGACGGGACCGACCTCGCCCGTGCGTCGGATCGCCAGCTCGCGGATCTGCGTGCGCGGACGATCGGCTTCGTCTTCCAGCAGTTCAACCTGATCCCGACGCTCAGTGCGAGAGCGAACATCGAGATCGCTATGGCGCCGCTCGGAACCCCGAAGGCCGAGCGCGAGCACCGCGCGGAGGAGTTGCTCTCGCAGGTCGGGCTGGCGGGCCGAGCCGGACACCTGCCCTCGCAGCTGTCCGGCGGTGAGCAACAGCGGGTCGCGATCGCTCGCGCGCTCGCGAACCGGCCACAGGTGATCCTCGCCGACGAGCCGACGGGCAACCTCGACTCGCGAAGCGGAGCCGCGGTCCTCGAGCTCCTCCACGAGCTCTGGAGCCGAACGGGGACCACGGTCATCCTGATCACCCACGACACGGAGATCACCGCCGGTGCCCCGCGCGTCGTCGAGATCGCCGACGGGCGGATCAGCTCCGACCGCGCGACCGCGAGCGTCGAGCGATGA
- a CDS encoding FtsX-like permease family protein, which produces MLKLSYIAAELRRRRGRTVLTALGLGFGVALVILVSSVSRGLDEAQGEVLEPLTGVGTEMSVSRPLALDEAAGEGGPPSLEGLSKKEQRQIERELGGGMVDLQNLGDAGERFSTDSFASTEISFNESKLEHVEQIEGVEAVAGGLTLNLTNISGKVPEETSTSETEGGLGAPPSGTVPGGGAPDSIELDQRTVSGVDTSSPDLGLLTSGQVTKGSYFEGDGKDQAVISNSYANEEGIEIGDEVEVSNHEFEVVGLGEAAVGGTASDIYVELGQLQKLSDREGRVNNIQVNATDSSSVDAVAERIESSFSGSEVTTNSELASEVSGSLSSTKDLTGKLGTALSVVALVGAFGIAALLTLSSVNKRTRELGTLKAIGWRQGAVVRQIAGESMAQGLLGGLVGAALGIGGAAIVSALDIGLDATLASQGGGGFPPGAPGAGESTDAIATTIGLDASVSLTIVVLAVGLAVIGGLVAGAVGGLRTARLRPAEALRSIE; this is translated from the coding sequence TTGCTCAAGCTCTCCTACATCGCCGCCGAGCTGCGGCGCAGGCGCGGTCGGACGGTCCTGACGGCGCTCGGACTCGGCTTCGGGGTCGCGCTCGTGATCCTCGTCTCGTCCGTGTCTCGCGGACTCGACGAGGCGCAGGGCGAGGTGCTCGAACCGCTGACCGGCGTCGGCACCGAGATGAGCGTCTCGCGCCCGCTCGCACTCGACGAGGCGGCCGGCGAAGGGGGACCGCCTTCCCTCGAGGGCCTGTCGAAGAAGGAGCAGCGCCAGATCGAGCGTGAGCTCGGCGGCGGGATGGTCGACCTCCAGAACCTCGGCGACGCGGGCGAGCGCTTCTCCACCGACAGCTTCGCCAGCACGGAGATCTCGTTCAACGAGAGCAAGCTGGAGCATGTCGAGCAGATCGAGGGCGTCGAGGCCGTGGCCGGGGGTCTGACGCTCAACCTGACGAACATCTCGGGCAAGGTCCCGGAGGAGACGTCGACGAGCGAGACCGAGGGCGGTCTGGGAGCGCCTCCGAGCGGAACGGTTCCCGGCGGCGGCGCACCGGACTCGATCGAGCTCGACCAGCGGACGGTTTCGGGCGTCGACACGAGCTCCCCCGACCTCGGCCTACTGACGAGCGGGCAGGTCACGAAGGGCTCCTATTTCGAAGGCGACGGCAAGGACCAGGCCGTCATCTCGAACTCCTACGCCAATGAGGAGGGGATCGAGATCGGCGACGAGGTCGAGGTCTCGAATCACGAGTTCGAGGTCGTCGGGCTCGGGGAGGCCGCCGTCGGCGGCACCGCATCCGACATCTACGTCGAGCTCGGTCAGCTGCAGAAGCTCTCCGACCGCGAGGGCCGCGTCAACAACATCCAGGTCAACGCGACGGACTCCTCGAGCGTCGACGCCGTCGCCGAGCGGATCGAGTCCTCGTTCTCGGGCTCAGAGGTGACGACCAACTCGGAGCTCGCGAGCGAGGTCTCAGGTTCGCTCTCCAGTACCAAGGACCTGACCGGCAAGCTCGGGACCGCGCTATCGGTCGTCGCCCTGGTCGGCGCGTTCGGCATCGCCGCCCTGCTGACGCTGTCCTCGGTCAACAAGCGAACGCGAGAGCTCGGCACGCTGAAGGCGATCGGCTGGCGTCAGGGCGCCGTCGTTCGCCAGATCGCCGGCGAGTCGATGGCGCAGGGACTGCTCGGCGGACTCGTGGGCGCGGCGCTCGGCATCGGCGGAGCGGCGATCGTCAGTGCCCTCGACATCGGTCTCGACGCGACCCTGGCGTCGCAGGGCGGCGGCGGGTTCCCTCCGGGAGCCCCGGGCGCCGGGGAATCGACCGACGCGATCGCCACCACGATCGGCCTCGACGCCTCGGTCTCGCTGACGATCGTCGTGCTCGCCGTCGGCCTCGCGGTGATCGGCGGCCTCGTGGCGGGCGCCGTCGGCGGCCTTCGCACCGCTCGCCTTCGCCCGGCCGAGGCGCTGCGGAGCATCGAATGA
- a CDS encoding sigma-70 family RNA polymerase sigma factor has protein sequence MAGRRDPSWLEADANLTDLYDANATNLVVFFTRRVWDAQVAMDLAAETFAQAVESAPRFRGEDSSAAQAWLFGIAANKLRRFHRDGAIEDRALRRLKLEPPVLSDEEFERIEELAGTAELRDLVRDALARLSPEQRDALELRVVEELPYSEVAARLGTSEQAIRARVSRGLQNLAEQLEPARSIVEGA, from the coding sequence ATGGCAGGAAGACGCGATCCCAGCTGGCTCGAGGCCGACGCGAACCTGACGGACCTCTATGACGCGAACGCCACGAACCTCGTGGTCTTCTTCACGCGCCGGGTCTGGGACGCGCAGGTGGCGATGGACCTGGCGGCCGAGACCTTCGCCCAAGCGGTCGAGAGCGCGCCCCGCTTCAGGGGTGAAGACTCGTCGGCGGCTCAAGCCTGGTTGTTCGGTATCGCGGCGAACAAGCTCCGGCGCTTCCACCGCGACGGGGCGATCGAGGACCGAGCGCTGCGACGGCTGAAGCTCGAGCCGCCGGTCCTGTCCGATGAGGAGTTCGAGCGGATCGAGGAGCTCGCCGGCACCGCGGAGCTGCGAGACCTGGTGCGCGACGCGCTCGCCCGGCTCTCGCCCGAGCAACGCGACGCCCTCGAGCTGAGGGTCGTCGAGGAGTTGCCCTACAGCGAGGTCGCCGCGCGACTTGGCACCTCAGAGCAGGCGATCCGGGCTCGCGTATCGCGCGGGTTGCAGAACCTCGCCGAACAGCTCGAGCCGGCGCGAAGCATCGTGGAAGGAGCCTGA
- a CDS encoding RDD family protein: MTDSGVREPDRTDVLGRRVAAGLLDLLVLFVLFVAIGLLFGRTETGEGSISINLEGGSALIFFALALLYYFAAEATTRTTLGKRALGLRVEAVNGGEASTGAVAVRTLLRVIDVLPVLYLVGFIAALSTGRRQARLGDLAARTRIARR; the protein is encoded by the coding sequence ATGACCGACTCGGGTGTGAGGGAACCTGACCGCACCGACGTCCTCGGCCGCCGGGTCGCGGCGGGTCTGCTCGACCTGCTGGTCCTGTTCGTTCTTTTCGTCGCCATCGGGCTGCTCTTCGGCCGGACCGAGACCGGCGAGGGCTCGATCTCGATCAACCTCGAAGGCGGCTCGGCGCTGATCTTCTTCGCGCTCGCGCTGCTCTACTACTTCGCCGCCGAGGCGACGACGCGGACGACGCTCGGCAAGCGTGCGCTCGGACTCCGGGTGGAGGCCGTGAACGGCGGCGAGGCGAGCACCGGAGCGGTCGCGGTCCGGACCCTGCTTCGCGTCATCGACGTCCTCCCGGTTCTCTATCTCGTCGGGTTCATCGCCGCCCTGTCGACCGGCAGGCGACAGGCGCGCCTCGGCGACCTGGCCGCGAGGACGCGCATCGCTCGCCGCTGA
- a CDS encoding ferredoxin family protein: MTYVIVGSCVKDDVCIDVCPVDCIHPKPGDPDFETAEQLYIDPAVCIDCDACVEACPVDAIYAEGEVPARDADSTDLNALFFAERQPA, translated from the coding sequence ATGACCTACGTGATCGTTGGAAGCTGCGTCAAAGACGACGTCTGCATCGATGTCTGCCCAGTCGACTGCATCCACCCGAAGCCCGGCGACCCGGACTTCGAGACGGCGGAGCAGCTCTACATCGACCCCGCGGTCTGCATCGACTGCGACGCCTGCGTCGAAGCCTGCCCGGTCGACGCGATCTACGCCGAGGGCGAGGTCCCGGCGCGTGACGCCGACTCGACCGACCTGAACGCGCTCTTCTTCGCCGAGCGCCAGCCC